The DNA segment GTAATTGTCATTAACCTGTTTCAAATCATCCAGATCAAAAAGCAACAGCGACAACTCCCTCTTATACCGCCGGGCCCGCTGGATTTCTTCATGAATTCGCTTTTTAAAATACCGAAAATTATACATCCCCGTCAGGCCGTCGGTATACGACATCTCCTCCGCCTTCTCGAATCGGGATATATTATCCACCAGCGGTTTTGCCTCCCGGCGAAATCGGTCGATGGTCTGGATGGTTATCTCGGTTTCTTCGTCACTGCTCCAGGCCAGAAGCGCCTTCTTGCGGTCCGCCCATGGTATTGCCAGGAGATATTTAACCTCGCTGTCTATGATCGGCCGGAGGTCTTCCATCATATTTTGCTCCAGACTGGAAACATCATCAAGTCGGAACAAGCGATCGGGTTCGATTCTCTCGACCAGACAGTCAAAATGCTCCTTAATTCGGCTATCCGCCGCCTCGGGGATATTCCAGCTTATAGCCATCCAGTGATCGTCGCCCGAATCGGTCCTTATATAAAAACCCAGCTTGGAAAAATTGCCATCCCTTTTCAGCGCCTTGAAAAGCTCGGGAACCAGTTGCTGGCAATTACGCAATCTTAGAAATTTCAACATTTCACCCGATGGGCCCTGGCGCTGGGGACGATTTTGTGATTTTGTCAGGCTTTTAATCCGGTCGGCATAACGATTTATTTTTTGTTCCTGGAGACCGATATGATATGCCGCTGAAAGATTGAAAGCCAGCGTGGCCGCCAGTAAATTCAAAGATGCATTGTTGACCGACAACTCGGTCGCTATTAAATATAACCCGTATAGTTTATCTCTTAAAAAAACCGGGAAAAAATACCTCAGGCCGAATCTGTTCAATCCCGCCAAATATTCCGGAGAGAGAATTTCGGCCAGTTCGGTCAGCGGCCTAATCCCGGCACTCTCTTTGAGTTTTTGATGAAGTTCCTGTTTAAACCTCAGACGCATGCTGTTGCGCTCGATATTATCGATTCCGGCAAAATAATTAAGTTCCAGGTTGGAACGGTAATACTTGAGAAAGACTATTTTTGTGCATCCAAGATGTTTCCTCAGAATATCCGAAACACTGCCGGCCACATCCTGAATTCGGCCGCTGGCCACATTGCTTCTGATCGAAGCAATAAGATCATTGACAGTATCATCATCCAGAATGGCCCCGCCCGGGATTCGACGGCCCTTCAGCAGTAAAATCGCGGAAAGGGCTACCACCGAAACAGCCAGAACCAATATTAAGATTATCTCTATCATATACTTAAATAGGCGGTTTCGAAATCATCTTACCCCAAACAAAGGTCTGTGTCAATTAAAATATTAATTACGATTCCGATGCTGGCGGGCATAACGAAATCTGGCCCGCCGCGAAAGCAGGTTATTTCCCCAGAGAATTTTAAAAACTCCCCACCAGCCAATCCCGGAATCAAGCAGTGATTCCTGCAAAACCAGCTTCAACTCCGAAATCGTATAAAAGGGGTCCTCTCGAACCGAATCAAGAACAATCTGCTCGGCCCTGGTGAGAGATTTTCCCCCTCTGCTTTCGGCATGGAATTCGGCTGTCCGGGCGGTCGGAGCCGC comes from the Candidatus Zixiibacteriota bacterium genome and includes:
- a CDS encoding GGDEF domain-containing protein; amino-acid sequence: MIEIILILVLAVSVVALSAILLLKGRRIPGGAILDDDTVNDLIASIRSNVASGRIQDVAGSVSDILRKHLGCTKIVFLKYYRSNLELNYFAGIDNIERNSMRLRFKQELHQKLKESAGIRPLTELAEILSPEYLAGLNRFGLRYFFPVFLRDKLYGLYLIATELSVNNASLNLLAATLAFNLSAAYHIGLQEQKINRYADRIKSLTKSQNRPQRQGPSGEMLKFLRLRNCQQLVPELFKALKRDGNFSKLGFYIRTDSGDDHWMAISWNIPEAADSRIKEHFDCLVERIEPDRLFRLDDVSSLEQNMMEDLRPIIDSEVKYLLAIPWADRKKALLAWSSDEETEITIQTIDRFRREAKPLVDNISRFEKAEEMSYTDGLTGMYNFRYFKKRIHEEIQRARRYKRELSLLLFDLDDLKQVNDNYGHLAGDSLIISFGTALRETVRSNDVASRYGGDEFCLIMPETGHKDTELFMERFRRRVSSSSAIIDRVNTSMSFTVSIGGAVFPEDADTADALIHAADMALLQAKEEGGNRARMYRPEFDRKENAGQSDS